Proteins from a genomic interval of Liolophura sinensis isolate JHLJ2023 chromosome 3, CUHK_Ljap_v2, whole genome shotgun sequence:
- the LOC135463786 gene encoding toll-like receptor 4: MVNLTVLTVVLLLGLFTVVSWSVHVPRKSNSLIHKDNACKLRSRTFVDCREKSLKTVPNETFPETTEKLDLSLNDLHKIYSYTFRTLVYLKWLDLSFNKINMLQSHAFANLRRLEYLNINSNEIVLSDNTYSPQLFVPLTSLKVLHMEENKCIKQTGESVFPRAVAALTNLRELYTDLTTYVSFTSEFTNLTKLTTISSSGWGLPNRKHAKQCCVKRMYNATFSPFRNIGIKHFRLAYSCLKEIQLDVFEPFHELESLELVGNQQLGLYWALQSLHGLQNQTIPVLSLKAANNFIRRRKRDFSPNNFSTRYLNTICVTALDMSENYIFMPRSVQFSRPDCLRHFDMSVHITDPQLLILKLMHDKTFPNLQFLNISTNTAVAHDTVSAQNFDTNSSFSVSVHSSKRLNLHTVDLSFLPMSCQFESQDFHALSVLNISGWNCTIATPPLFLNLVNVTHLSARRAKFNIGLMRHFKKGSLFRNMVSLQEVDLSENELTSVPQDLFLTNHRLSSLILFNNKLTGLPMEVLKTTNLVHLDLSSNVIEYLTQSEIEELEKQKQQRPGFNLKLISNPFVCDCENLVFLRWLNNTNLVVDFGPEFLCTTTNGQQEQITKFMKKYKDFSVSCVSLSWLKVGVGAIFAVVVLIFVILAYYRNRWNVHYWFYTNCRPNPDMLPTRQYDYDAFVCYNHNDYDWVYETLQPYLEEGAPELRLCLHHRDFEVGEVIQQNIVDAINSSRKVILVISNNFIKSTWGEYEIEMAGMRSVQEGRANVIICVLLEEVPVRDMPRTLMNLWHRVTFLVWPQNAHEQNLFWERLTSALE, from the coding sequence ATGGTGAATCTCACAGTTTTGACCGTAGTATTACTTCTGGGACTCTTCACGGTCGTGTCTTGGAGTGTGCACGTGCCCAGAAAATCCAATAGCCTGATTCACAAGGATAATGCTTGTAAGTTGAGGTCAAGGACATTTGTTGACTGCAGAGAGAAATCCCTGAAGACAGTGCCAAACGAAACCTTTCCGGAAACAACCGAAAAGTTAGATCTGAGCCTTAACGATTTACACAAGATCTACAGCTATACGTTTCGCACCCTGGTTTATTTAAAATGGCTGGACTTATCTTTCAACAAAATCAATATGCTACAGAGTCATGCGTTCGCCAATCTCCGCCGTCTCGAATACCTGAACATCAATTCCAACGAGATTGTTTTGTCTGATAACACGTACTCACCTCAGCTTTTTGTGCCTTTGACAAGTCTGAAAGTTCTGCACATGGAGGAGAATAAGTGCATAAAACAGACTGGTGAGTCTGTATTCCCTAGAGCTGTAGCCGCTTTGACCAACCTGAGAGAACTGTATACGGACTTAACCACCTATGTCTCTTTCACCAGCGAGTTCACGAATCTTACCAAGCTAACGACTATATCGTCATCAGGATGGGGATTACCCAATAGGAAGCACGCTAAACAGTGCTGTGTCAAACGAATGTACAATGCCACATTCTCCCCATTCAGAAATATAGGTATCAAACATTTTCGTCTAGCGTATTCCTGTTTGAAAGAAATACAGTTAGATGTGTTTGAACCCTTCCACGAACTGGAATCCTTAGAACTGGTTGGAAACCAACAGCTTGGTTTGTACTGGGCTCTGCAAAGCTTACATGGACTTCAGAACCAGACCATTCCAGTCCTCAGCTTAAAAGCCGCTAATAATTTCATACGCAGAAGAAAACGTGATTTTTCGCCTAACAATTTCTCCACGCGGTATTTGAACACAATTTGCGTCACAGCGCTGGATATGTCGGAAAACTATATCTTCATGCCCAGAAGTGTTCAGTTTAGTCGGCCGGATTGTCTCCGTCACTTtgacatgtctgtacatatcaCTGATCCGCAACTACTAATTCTTAAGCTCATGCACGATAAAACTTTTCCTAATCTTCAATTTCTGAACATCAGTACTAATACTGCGGTCGCGCACGATACTGTAAGTGCACAGAACTTTGATACAAACAGTTCTTTTTCCGTCTCGGTCCATTCTTCGAAAAGGTTGAATCTCCACACTGTCGACCTCTCTTTTTTGCCCATGTCCTGCCAATTTGAATCTCAAGATTTTCACGCCCTAAGTGTTCTAAATATTTCAGGTTGGAACTGTACCATCGCAACTCCTCCTCTGTTTTTAAACCTCGTCAACGTGACACACCTTTCTGCTCGTCGGGCTAAGTTTAATATCGGACTGATGCGACATTTTAAAAAGGGCTCTCTTTTCAGAAATATGGTTAGCTTGCAAGAGGTGGATCTGTCAGAAAACGAACTCACGTCCGTGCCACAGGATTTATTTCTGACCAACCATAGACTATCGTCTCTGATACTCTTCAATAACAAACTAACCGGTCTGCCTATGGAAGTATTAAAGACAACCAACTTAGTCCACTTAGATTTGTCTAGCAATGTCATCGAATATCTGACTCAGTCTGAAATTGAAGAACTAGAGAAGCAAAAGCAACAAAGGCCCGGGTTTAATTTGAAACTGATTTCCAACCCTTTCGTCTGTGACTGTGAGAACTTGGTGTTCCTACGATGGCTGAACAACACAAACCTTGTCGTGGATTTTGGTCCGGAATTCCTGTGTACAACGACGAATGGTCAGCAGgaacaaataacaaaatttatGAAGAAGTATAAAGACTTTTCTGTTTCTTGCGTCAGCCTCTCATGGCTGAAGGTTGGTGTAGGGGCCATATTCGCTGTGGTCGTGTTGATTTTTGTCATCCTAGCTTATTATAGAAATCGGTGGAACGTCCACTACTGGTTCTACACAAACTGCAGACCAAACCCGGATATGTTACCGACCAGACAATATGACTACGATGCGTTCGTGTGTTACAACCATAACGACTACGACTGGGTCTACGAAACCTTACAACCATATCTTGAGGAGGGGGCGCCTGAACTACGACTTTGTCTGCATCACAGAGACTTTGAAGTGGGTGAAGTGATTCAGCAGAACATCGTAGACGCCATTAACAGCAGTCGTAAAGTTATTCTTGTTATTAGCAACAATTTTATCAAAAGCACGTGGGGAGAGTATGAAATAGAAATGGCAGGCATGCGGTCGGTGCAAGAGGGTCGGGCTAACGTGATAATATGTGTTCTGTTGGAAGAAGTGCCTGTAAGGGACATGCCAAGAACGTTGATGAATCTCTGGCATCGGGTCACTTTCCTTGTGTGGCCTCAAAACGCTCACGAGCAGAATTTGTTTTGGGAAAGATTGACAAGCGCCTTGGAGTAG
- the LOC135463886 gene encoding toll-like receptor 4: MVNLTALTVVLLLGLFTAVSWSVHVPRKSNSLIHKDNACKLRSRTFVDCREKSLKTVPNETFPETTEKLDLSLNNLHKIYSYTFRTLVYLKWLDLSFNKINKLQSHAFANLHRLEYLNINSNEVILSDNTYSPQLFVPLTSLKVLHMEKNKCIKQTGESVFPRAVAALTNLRELYTDLTTYVSFTSEFTNLTKLTTISSSGWGLPNRKHAKQCCVKRMYNATFSPFRNIGIKHFRLAYSCLQEIQLDVFEPFHELESLELVGNQQLGLYWALQSLHGLQNQTIPVLSLKAANNFIRRRKRDFSLNIFSMRYLNTICVTALDMSENYIIMPRTAPFSRPDCLRHFDMSVHVTNPQRLIRKLMHDKTFPYLQFLNISTNTAVAHDTLSAQNFDTNSSFSFSVQSSKRLNLHTVDLSFLPMSCQFESHDFYALKVLNISGWNCTIATPPLFLNLVNVTHLSARRTKFNIGLMRHFEKGSLFRNMISLEEVDLSENELTSVPQDLFLTNHKLSSLILFNNKLTGLPMEVLKTINLVHLDLSSNVIEYLTQSEIEELEKQKQQRPGFNLKLISNPFVCDCENLVFLRWLNNTNLVVDFGPEFLCTTTNGQQEQITKFMKKYKNFSVSCVSRSWLKVGVGAIFAVVVSIFVILAYYRNRWNVHYWFYTNCRPSPDMLPTRQYDYDAFVCYNHNDYDWVYETLQPYLEEGAPELRLCLHHRDFEVGEVIQQNIVDAINSSRKVILVISNNFIKSTWGEYEIEMAGMRSVQEGRANVIICVLLEEVPVRDMPRTLMNLWHRVTFLVWPQNAHEQSLFRERLTSALE; encoded by the coding sequence ATGGTGAATCTCACAGCTTTGACCGTAGTATTACTTCTGGGACTCTTCACGGCCGTGTCTTGGAGTGTGCACGTGCCCAGAAAATCCAATAGCCTGATTCACAAGGATAATGCTTGTAAGTTGAGGTCAAGGACATTTGTTGACTGCAGAGAGAAATCCCTGAAGACAGTGCCAAACGAAACCTTTCCGGAAACAACCGAAAAGTTAGATCTGAGCCTTAATAATTTACACAAGATCTACAGCTATACGTTTCGCACCCTGGTTTATTTAAAATGGCTGGACTTATCTTTCAACAAGATCAATAAGCTACAGAGTCATGCGTTCGCCAATCTCCACCGTCTCGAATACCTGAACATCAATTCCAACGAGGTTATTTTGTCCGATAACACGTACTCACCTCAGCTTTTTGTGCCTTTGACAAGTCTGAAAGTTCTGCACATGGAGAAGAATAAGTGCATAAAACAGACTGGTGAGTCTGTATTCCCTAGAGCTGTAGCCGCTTTGACCAACCTGAGAGAACTGTATACGGACTTAACCACCTATGTCTCTTTCACAAGCGAGTTCACGAATCTTACCAAGCTAACGACTATATCGTCATCAGGATGGGGATTACCCAATAGGAAGCACGCTAAACAGTGCTGTGTCAAACGAATGTACAATGCCACATTCTCCCCATTCAGAAATATAGGTATCAAACATTTTCGTCTAGCGTATTCCTGTTTGCAAGAAATACAGTTAGATGTGTTTGAACCTTTCCACGAACTGGAATCCTTAGAACTGGTTGGAAACCAGCAGCTTGGTTTGTACTGGGCTCTGCAAAGCTTACATGGACTTCAGAACCAAACAATTCCAGTCCTCAGTTTAAAAGCCGCTAATAATTTCATACGCAGAAGAAAACGTGATTTTTCGCTTAACATTTTCTCCATGCGGTATTTGAACACAATTTGCGTCACAGCGCTGGATATGTCGGAAAATTATATCATCATGCCCAGAACTGCTCCATTTAGTCGGCCGGATTGTCTCCGTCACTTtgacatgtctgtacatgtcaCAAATCCGCAACGACTAATTCGTAAGCTCATGCACGATAAAACTTTTCCTTATCTTCAATTTCTGAACATCAGTACTAATACTGCGGTCGCGCATGATACTTTAAGTGCACAGAACTTTGATACAAACAGTTCTTTTTCCTTCTCGGTCCAATCTTCGAAAAGGTTGAATCTCCACACTGTCGACCTCTCTTTTTTGCCCATGTCCTGCCAATTTGAATCACACGATTTTTACGCCCTAAAAGTTCTAAATATTTCAGGTTGGAACTGTACCATCGCAACTCCTCCTCTGTTTTTAAACCTCGTCAACGTGACACACCTTTCTGCTCGTCGGACTAAGTTTAATATCGGACTGATGCGACATTTTGAAAAAGGTTCACTTTTCAGAAATATGATTAGCTTGGAAGAGGTGGATCTGTCAGAAAACGAACTCACGTCCGTGCCACAGGATTTATTTCTGACCAACCATAAGCTATCGTCTCTGATACTCTTCAATAACAAACTAACCGGTCTGCCTATGGAAGTATTAAAGACAATTAATTTAGTCCACTTAGATCTGTCCAGCAATGTCATCGAATATCTGACTCAGTCTGAAATTGAAGAACTGGAGAAGCAAAAGCAACAAAGGCCCGGGTTTAATCTGAAACTGATTTCCAACCCTTTTGTCTGTGACTGTGAGAACTTGGTGTTCCTACGATGGCTGAACAACACAAACCTTGTCGTGGATTTTGGTCCGGAATTCCTGTGTACAACGACGAATGGTCAGCAGgaacaaataacaaaattcaTGAAGAAGTATAAAAACTTTTCCGTTTCTTGCGTCAGCCGCTCCTGGCTGAAGGTTGGTGTAGGGGCCATATTCGCTGTGGTCGTGTCGATTTTTGTCATCCTGGCTTATTATAGAAATCGGTGGAACGTCCACTACTGGTTCTACACAAACTGCAGACCAAGCCCTGATATGTTACCGACCAGACAATATGACTACGATGCGTTCGTGTGTTACAACCATAACGACTACGACTGGGTCTATGAAACCTTACAACCATATCTTGAGGAGGGGGCGCCTGAACTACGACTTTGTCTGCATCACAGAGACTTTGAAGTGGGTGAAGTGATTCAGCAGAACATTGTAGACGCCATTAACAGCAGTCGTAAAGTTATTCTTGTTATTAGCAACAATTTTATCAAAAGCACGTGGGGAGAGTATGAAATAGAAATGGCAGGCATGCGGTCGGTGCAAGAGGGTCGGGCTAACGTGATAATATGTGTTCTGTTGGAAGAAGTGCCTGTAAGGGACATGCCAAGAACGTTGATGAATCTCTGGCATCGGGTCACTTTCCTTGTGTGGCCTCAAAACGCTCACGAGCAGAGTTTGTTTCGGGAAAGATTGACAAGCGCCTTGGAGTAG